A single window of Candidatus Methanoperedens sp. DNA harbors:
- a CDS encoding nucleotidyltransferase domain-containing protein, producing MCKTDNNIKFIHDLKRNNHRHCQKDSERFNPEKIILFGSYAWGKPDRDSDLDLFVVMESKERPIKRAASLRCMLKDRYVPMDILVRTPEELKQRLDIGDPFIMKILRDGQVIYARDSTRG from the coding sequence CTGTGTAAAACAGATAATAACATAAAATTCATCCATGATCTCAAAAGAAACAATCACAGACATTGCCAGAAAGATAGCGAGCGTTTCAATCCTGAGAAGATAATACTTTTTGGCTCCTATGCATGGGGAAAACCAGACAGGGACAGCGACCTTGACCTTTTTGTTGTGATGGAATCGAAAGAAAGACCAATAAAAAGAGCTGCATCACTCAGGTGCATGTTGAAAGATAGGTATGTCCCTATGGATATTCTGGTTCGTACACCTGAGGAACTTAAACAAAGGCTGGACATCGGAGACCCGTTTATCATGAAAATATTGAGGGATGGGCAGGTGATATATGCGCGAGATAGTACACGGGGTTAA
- a CDS encoding type II toxin-antitoxin system VapC family toxin, producing the protein MLRRKYSKYNTKIPDALIAATAAVKGLILATANEKHFKIFAEIEMEFIHEI; encoded by the coding sequence ATGCTAAGAAGAAAATATTCTAAATATAACACAAAAATTCCTGATGCCTTGATTGCGGCAACAGCAGCTGTAAAAGGATTAATATTGGCAACAGCAAATGAAAAACATTTCAAGATATTTGCTGAAATCGAGATGGAATTTATACATGAAATTTGA
- a CDS encoding pyridoxal phosphate-dependent aminotransferase, whose product MISDKVKKLPPFHVMEVLERAQELESLGKNIINLEIGEPDFPTAPHICQAASLALWSGETKYTHSLGLLTLREAIASYYNEKFKLELGPQQIIVTSGTSPALLLVFMSLLGRGDEVIMSNPYYACYPNFVEYLDGKPVFVHTRESCGFRMEPEDVAAAITSKTKAILINSPCNPTGHVMSPGNLRSISEVAGKIPVISDEIYQGIIYKGKDHSILEYTSNAFVLNGFSKLYAMTGWRLGYIIAPQEYIRPLQKLQQNFFICANSFVQHAGVAALTGPHDHVREMVATYNMRRKFMIRRLKEIGFGINYEPEGAYYVLANAKEFSKDSLDLSRRILEEAGVAVTPGIDFGDGAKGYIRFSYANSIENIREGMDRIERYLRA is encoded by the coding sequence ATGATTTCAGATAAAGTAAAAAAGCTCCCCCCGTTTCATGTAATGGAGGTCCTCGAAAGGGCGCAGGAACTTGAAAGTCTTGGAAAAAACATAATAAATCTTGAAATAGGTGAGCCTGATTTTCCAACCGCGCCGCATATATGCCAGGCTGCGTCCTTGGCTCTCTGGTCGGGCGAGACAAAATATACTCACAGCCTGGGACTTCTAACACTTCGGGAAGCGATAGCCAGTTATTACAATGAAAAGTTCAAACTGGAACTGGGACCCCAGCAAATAATCGTAACCTCAGGGACCAGTCCTGCTCTTCTTCTTGTATTCATGAGTCTCCTGGGACGGGGAGATGAGGTGATAATGTCCAACCCGTATTATGCATGTTATCCTAATTTTGTGGAATATCTTGATGGGAAACCTGTCTTTGTGCACACCCGGGAATCCTGCGGATTCAGGATGGAGCCTGAAGATGTAGCCGCTGCAATAACATCAAAAACAAAAGCAATATTGATAAATTCCCCATGCAATCCCACAGGCCATGTGATGTCACCGGGAAATTTGAGGAGCATATCAGAGGTCGCCGGGAAAATCCCTGTTATTTCAGATGAAATATACCAGGGTATCATCTACAAAGGAAAAGACCATTCCATACTTGAATATACTTCCAATGCGTTCGTATTGAACGGTTTTTCCAAACTGTATGCAATGACAGGATGGCGGCTCGGGTACATCATCGCGCCGCAGGAATATATCAGGCCTCTGCAGAAGCTCCAGCAAAACTTTTTCATCTGCGCCAACAGCTTTGTCCAGCATGCAGGCGTTGCAGCGCTAACTGGTCCACATGATCATGTCAGGGAAATGGTGGCTACATATAACATGCGCCGCAAATTCATGATCAGGAGGCTAAAAGAGATCGGGTTCGGGATAAACTATGAACCTGAGGGGGCTTACTATGTCCTTGCCAATGCAAAGGAATTCAGTAAAGATTCTCTGGATTTAAGCCGCAGGATCCTTGAAGAAGCAGGGGTGGCAGTAACACCTGGGATCGATTTCGGGGATGGCGCAAAAGGGTATATCCGGTTTTCTTATGCTAATAGTATTGAGAATATCAGGGAAGGAATGGACAGGATTGAGAGGTATCTTCGGGCTTGA